One window of Pleurodeles waltl isolate 20211129_DDA chromosome 3_1, aPleWal1.hap1.20221129, whole genome shotgun sequence genomic DNA carries:
- the LOC138285664 gene encoding ferroportin-like: MSRDEQSCCGSVANYLTSAKFLLYVGHALSTWGDRMWHFAVALFLVELYGNSLLLTAVYGLVVAGSVLLLGAIIGDWVDKNARLKVAQTSLIVQNASVIICGMVLMVVFLFKTQMTSMYHGWLLTACYIFVITVANIANLASTAMSITIQRDWIVVVANEDRGRLADMNANVRRIDQLTNILAPMAVGQIMTFGSPVIGCGFIAGWNLVSMCVEYLLLWKVYQKTPALAIKAGQKVEEKELKQINILRDLENNPDKLKEDSQLMGGKTVAVAEPSKEPSCVDRITEPFRTFRDGWVAYYNQSVFMAGMALAFLYMTVLGFDCITTGYAYTQGLSGSVLSLLMGASAITGILGTVAFTWLRRKCGLIRTGFFSGIAQFSCLILCVVSVFMPGSPLDLAVSPFDDISSRLFASAPLPTFAPDVNEVFLTTGMPITVNGSTILNDEPENSVPLISVSLLFAGVIAARVGLWSFDLTVTQLIQENVIESERGVINGVQNSMNYLLDLMHFIMVILAPNPEAFGLLVLISVTFVAMGHLMYFRYAHKNLGKQLLACCSPDPKTMSVDVQKAESSSV; the protein is encoded by the exons ATGAGCAGGGACGAACAGAGCTGCTGCG GATCGGTTGCCAATTACCTAACTTCTGCTAAGTTTCTCCTTTACGTCGGACATGCATTATCCACATGG GGAGATCGTATGTGGCATTTTGCAGTCGCTCTCTTTTTGGTTGAACTTTATGGCAACAGTCTTCTCCTAACAGCGGTCTACGGGCTAGTCGTTGCCGGGTCCGTGCTTCTTCTGGGAGCCATCATCGGAGACTGGGTGGACAAGAATGCAAGACTTAAAG TGGCACAAACTTCTCTGATTGTTCAGAATGCCTCAGTCATCATTTGCGGCATGGTGCTAATGGTCGTCTTTCTCTTCAAAACACAGATGACATCCATGTACCACGGCTGGCTTCTT ACAGCTTGCTATATCTTTGTCATCACTGTCGCCAACATCGCCAACCTTGCCAGCACCGCAATGTCGATCACAATTCAGAGAGACTGGATTGTGGTGGTTGCAAATGAAGATAGGGGCAGGCTCGCAG ATATGAATGCCAACGTGCGAAGAATTGACCAgctcaccaatattttggcaccgaTGGCAGTTGGACAAATCATGACCTTTGGCTCTCCAGTGATTGGCTGTGGATTTATTGCTGGTTGGAATCTGGTGTCTATGTGTGTTGAATATCTTCTGCTCTGGAAGGTTTACCAgaagactcctgccttagcaatAAAGGCAggccagaaagtagaagagaaggaattaaagcaaatcaacattctGAGAG ATTTAGAAAACAATCCAGATAAACTCAAAGAAGACTCACAGTTGATGGGTGGGAAAACTGTAGCAGTTGCTGAGCCATCGAAGGAGCCCAGCTGTGTGGACCGGATAACAGAGCCCTTCCGCACATTTAGAGATGGATGGGTGGCCTACTACAACCAGTCTGTGTTCATGGCAGGCATGGCTCTGGCATTCCTCTACATGACCGTTCTGGGCTTCGACTGTATCACCACTGGTTACGCCTATACACAAGGTCTTAGTGGTTCTGTACTTAGCCTTCTGATGGGAGCTTCAGCCATTACTGGTATCCTGGGCACTGTGGCTTTCACTTGGCTAAGGCGCAAGTGTGGCCTCATCCGCACAGGCTTCTTCTCTGGAATTGCCCAGTTTTCTTGCCTCATCCTGTGTGTGGTCTCGGTCTTCATGCCTGGAAGCCCGCTAGATTTGGCCGTTTCCCCATTTGACGACATCAGCTCAAGATTATTTGCATCAGCGCCACTTCCTACTTTTGCCCCAGATGTGAATGAAGTTTTCCTGACAACTGGAATGCCCATCACTGTGAATGGTTCCACAATACTGAATGATGAACCAGAAAACTCTGTGCCTTTGATCTCTGTCAGTCTGCTTTTTGCAGGCGTTATTGCTGCTAGAGTCG GTCTGTGGTCGTTTGACTTGACTGTGACACAGCTAATCCAAGAAAATGTGATTGAGTCTGAACGAGGTGTTATCAACGGCGTACAAAACTCCATGAATTACCTTCTTGATCTTATGCATTTCATCATGGTCATTTTAGCCCCTAACCCTGAAGCCTTTGGCTTACTGGTGCTCATTTCCGTTACATTTGTTGCCATGGGTCATTTAATGTACTTCCGCTATGCCCACAAAAACCTGGGCAAACAGCTTCTTGCATGCTGCTCCCCAGATCCAAAAACTATGTCAGTTGATGTACAAAAAGCTGAATCATCTAGTGTATAA